One Tolypothrix bouteillei VB521301 DNA window includes the following coding sequences:
- a CDS encoding molybdate ABC transporter substrate-binding protein has translation MLRQSLHQKHILNIAFMIVTITLTVFVGNLSNLSQSSAQQPNTVALTVSAGAGLKPVLEEIQKAYTHKPPNFKINYNFAASGVLTRQIEQGAKIDIFISASSENMNELKGQGLLPKNWV, from the coding sequence ATGTTGAGACAAAGTTTACATCAGAAGCATATTTTAAATATTGCCTTTATGATAGTCACAATAACCCTCACGGTGTTTGTTGGAAATTTATCAAATCTCTCACAAAGCAGTGCCCAACAGCCAAATACAGTCGCTCTAACCGTATCAGCTGGTGCGGGTTTGAAGCCTGTGCTGGAAGAGATTCAAAAAGCTTATACACATAAGCCACCGAACTTCAAGATTAATTATAATTTTGCTGCTTCTGGTGTTCTGACACGACAAATTGAACAAGGCGCAAAAATAGATATTTTTATTTCAGCTTCTAGTGAAAATATGAATGAACTAAAGGGTCAGGGACTTTTACCAAAAAACTGGGTTTAA
- a CDS encoding molybdopterin-dependent oxidoreductase yields the protein MRLTRRIALVSLTLSMLGLGQPTLADSYNDNDATFEQQKECSAGPSDRFRLGGQVVNWRTFTLSDLQSLPSSEVTVSFLTGQGQETHTYVGVLLWQLIESAGGLKPNPDESVKNNFLRQYIVLEATDCYQVVIAVGEIQPNFENKQVLVAYATNDDPSLGPQLLTNEGFARLVVPGDARGGRYISNIRRIYVLSAPDFRFKR from the coding sequence ATGCGTTTGACTCGCCGCATCGCTCTTGTGTCCCTGACGCTATCAATGTTGGGGTTAGGACAGCCTACTTTGGCTGACTCGTATAATGATAATGACGCAACTTTTGAACAACAAAAAGAGTGTTCTGCTGGTCCCTCAGACCGTTTCCGTTTGGGCGGTCAAGTTGTAAATTGGAGAACTTTTACCCTATCAGATCTTCAGTCATTACCGTCAAGTGAAGTCACTGTTAGTTTCCTAACAGGGCAAGGTCAAGAAACCCATACCTACGTTGGAGTGCTTCTATGGCAACTTATTGAGAGTGCAGGGGGATTAAAACCAAATCCTGACGAAAGTGTGAAAAATAACTTCCTGCGACAGTACATTGTCCTTGAAGCAACTGACTGCTATCAAGTCGTTATAGCAGTGGGTGAAATTCAACCAAACTTTGAAAACAAACAAGTGCTAGTTGCATATGCAACAAACGACGATCCATCTTTAGGTCCACAATTGCTAACAAATGAGGGGTTCGCCCGTCTAGTAGTCCCTGGTGATGCAAGAGGAGGACGTTATATTAGTAACATTAGGCGCATTTATGTGCTTTCCGCTCCAGATTTTCGTTTCAAAAGATAA
- a CDS encoding RNA-guided endonuclease InsQ/TnpB family protein: MIVREAKLKNGTKEQYLALDEAIRTTQFIRNKAVRFWMDNKGVSKAILYNLCKDLAAEFPFAKKLNSAARQASAERAWAAISTFYSRCKKGSGKKGYPKFKKHCRSVEYKVSGWKLSSDCKSITFTDGFEAGTFSIFCNNETQEDLHRLKINRVRVIRKADGYYAQFCFDADRKETGKYTGNVVGLDLGLKFFTKDQHDNAVIYPQFLRSSEKRLKKAQRRLSKKFVKGAKPQSKNYHRQRKRLGKIHLKIQRQRQDWAIKQARCVVHSNDVVVYEDLKIANMVKNHQLAKSISDAGWYQFTQWLDYYGKIWDKAVVAVSPNYTSQDCSNCGHRVKKSLSTRTHSCPKCKIELCRDTNAALNILQKGMKILGTEWQLNGTSGQEESASCEGKHGEKTASTIEGKLDIASGLL, encoded by the coding sequence ATGATAGTAAGAGAAGCCAAGCTAAAAAACGGAACCAAAGAGCAATACTTAGCCCTTGATGAGGCTATCAGAACAACGCAGTTTATTAGAAATAAAGCTGTACGGTTTTGGATGGACAATAAAGGAGTTAGTAAAGCTATTTTGTACAACTTATGCAAAGATTTGGCAGCAGAGTTTCCTTTCGCAAAGAAGTTAAACTCTGCTGCTAGACAAGCTAGTGCTGAACGGGCTTGGGCTGCTATCTCTACGTTTTATTCACGATGCAAAAAAGGTTCGGGGAAGAAAGGCTATCCAAAATTCAAAAAACATTGCCGCTCGGTAGAGTACAAAGTTTCGGGATGGAAGTTATCAAGTGATTGTAAATCAATCACCTTCACTGACGGCTTTGAGGCTGGAACTTTTTCTATATTTTGCAACAATGAAACTCAAGAAGACTTGCACAGATTAAAGATTAATCGGGTGCGAGTAATTAGAAAAGCAGACGGTTATTATGCTCAGTTTTGCTTTGATGCTGACCGCAAGGAAACAGGAAAATATACGGGTAACGTTGTTGGGTTAGATTTGGGGTTAAAGTTTTTCACCAAAGATCAACACGATAATGCCGTGATATATCCACAATTCTTGCGTTCGTCAGAAAAGCGATTAAAGAAAGCCCAACGCCGTCTGAGTAAGAAATTCGTCAAGGGTGCTAAACCCCAATCAAAAAACTATCACAGACAAAGGAAAAGACTGGGTAAAATCCATCTAAAAATTCAGAGGCAGCGTCAAGACTGGGCAATTAAGCAAGCTCGGTGCGTAGTCCACTCTAACGATGTGGTTGTCTATGAAGATTTAAAGATTGCCAATATGGTAAAAAATCATCAATTGGCTAAGTCCATTTCTGATGCTGGTTGGTATCAATTCACTCAATGGCTAGACTATTATGGCAAGATTTGGGACAAAGCAGTTGTGGCGGTGTCACCTAACTACACATCACAAGATTGTTCTAATTGCGGTCATAGAGTGAAAAAATCTCTCAGTACCAGAACGCATTCCTGTCCTAAGTGCAAAATTGAACTATGCCGAGATACCAATGCGGCTCTGAACATTTTGCAAAAAGGAATGAAGATACTCGGTACTGAGTGGCAACTAAACGGTACTTCTGGGCAAGAAGAATCCGCCTCTTGCGAGGGAAAGCATGGGGAGAAGACCGCCTCTACTATTGAAGGGAAACTCGATATAGCAAGTGGACTTCTGTGA
- a CDS encoding molybdate ABC transporter substrate-binding protein, translating to MFSSNNIGKSLLAISVFTCISSVTPTRAFAATFSSQSQSEPQAIGLYGAGSLRGALTEVANAFSQEYKNPVTTEFGPSGTLRERIENGDKPDVFASADIGNPQKLYEQGLSNPIVNFTSNRMTLVVRPGLSVTSENLVDTLLDPEIKLGTSTAISDPSGDYAQEIFRKIDDLKPGSFQTLDAKALRLVGGPNSPPVPNGKNNLVYFLEETQQADVFLSYYTSALAALEISPNLQVIELPDELAVRADYGLTVLKDANPDGTKLAEYILSPTGQSILAKYGFSAPSRSTKVPEHQSIAIFLAASVALLQKKKFVSSQSVN from the coding sequence ATGTTTAGCTCAAATAATATAGGCAAGTCTTTACTTGCTATCTCTGTATTCACTTGTATTTCCAGTGTTACACCTACTAGGGCTTTCGCTGCGACATTTAGCAGTCAATCTCAATCTGAACCTCAAGCGATCGGTTTATATGGAGCCGGAAGTTTGAGAGGTGCTTTAACAGAAGTTGCTAACGCCTTCTCACAAGAGTACAAAAATCCTGTAACAACAGAATTCGGTCCATCTGGAACGCTGCGAGAACGCATAGAAAACGGAGACAAGCCTGACGTATTTGCCAGTGCTGACATTGGGAACCCGCAAAAATTGTACGAACAAGGTTTGAGCAATCCCATTGTTAACTTTACTAGCAACCGCATGACTCTAGTTGTCAGACCTGGATTATCAGTGACATCGGAGAATCTTGTAGATACGCTTTTAGATCCTGAGATTAAACTAGGTACTTCAACAGCCATATCCGATCCTTCTGGGGATTATGCACAGGAAATATTCCGCAAAATTGATGACTTAAAACCAGGAAGCTTTCAAACGCTTGATGCAAAAGCTTTGCGTTTGGTAGGTGGACCAAATTCTCCACCAGTTCCAAACGGAAAAAACAACCTAGTATACTTCCTTGAAGAGACTCAACAAGCAGATGTCTTTTTGTCCTATTACACTAGCGCCCTAGCAGCACTTGAAATCTCTCCTAATTTACAAGTGATAGAATTGCCTGACGAATTAGCCGTTAGAGCTGATTATGGTTTAACTGTTTTGAAAGACGCCAATCCTGATGGTACAAAGCTCGCTGAATATATTCTTTCACCGACAGGACAAAGTATTCTAGCAAAGTATGGCTTTAGTGCGCCTTCTCGCTCAACTAAAGTCCCCGAACACCAAAGTATAGCCATTTTTCTTGCAGCTAGTGTTGCGTTGTTACAGAAGAAAAAGTTTGTATCTTCCCAATCGGTTAACTAA
- a CDS encoding iron uptake porin: MSGLVRNSLWLAAILLGMNANDTHAASTSSSRNESQEINNSLAQTQTQEVLVSQAQTQDSSFSEPVKLTSDRQQKRIQDYDNRNPNSLKSQVTSVSQLSDVQPTDWAFVALQSLVERYGCIAGYPNGSYRGNRALNRYEFAAGLNACLDRVNELIATSTAEAMRKEDLETLQRLQQEFADGLKEIRGRIDGLEARSAVVESQQFSTTTKLNGEVIFTLGSVFGEERALDSDRWRRIEAAPAGPQREAARANEYAQGGGRELQDNPILANRVRLNLLSSFTGKDQLFARLESNNTTAFSGAVTGTNMTRLGWDGDTQNDILLGKLYYRFPIGDRLNVIVDAIGGEFYDNFNTVNPFFSSAPQGAISRFGRFSPIYRASNTGSASNTGSGVSAIFKLSDSVTFSAGYLARRSNDPGQGRGLFDGSYGALAQLAFEPSKIFTIGLTYAHSYFSGTNNDVTVSGAYGSAFANQPFGANVATSANHYSVETSLRLHPKFALSGWVGYTQAIAENGRGLATVNTGDKADIWNWAVTLAFPDLGRKGNVGGLIFGQPPKVTENDFGPSNPGPTTARREDSDTSFHLEALYRYQLNRNISITPGVIVIFNPEHNSNNDTIYTGVLRTTFRF, encoded by the coding sequence ATGTCTGGTCTCGTTAGGAACTCGTTGTGGCTAGCTGCAATCCTGTTAGGAATGAATGCAAATGATACTCATGCAGCAAGCACAAGTTCATCAAGAAATGAAAGTCAAGAAATCAACAATTCATTGGCTCAAACACAAACCCAAGAAGTCTTAGTTTCGCAAGCACAAACGCAGGACAGTTCTTTCTCTGAACCCGTCAAGCTGACGAGCGATCGCCAACAAAAGCGTATTCAGGATTACGACAACAGAAATCCGAATTCTTTAAAAAGTCAAGTCACTTCTGTATCGCAACTTTCTGACGTGCAACCAACAGATTGGGCTTTTGTTGCATTGCAATCATTAGTTGAGCGTTATGGTTGTATTGCAGGGTATCCAAATGGAAGTTACCGAGGCAATAGAGCACTGAATCGTTATGAATTTGCAGCTGGTCTAAATGCCTGTTTGGATAGAGTGAACGAGCTGATTGCCACAAGTACAGCTGAGGCTATGAGAAAGGAAGACTTAGAAACTCTTCAAAGACTGCAACAAGAGTTTGCTGACGGGCTAAAAGAAATACGCGGACGGATAGATGGGTTAGAAGCTCGTTCTGCTGTGGTAGAAAGCCAACAATTTTCCACGACGACAAAGTTAAATGGAGAGGTCATCTTTACTCTAGGGAGTGTATTTGGTGAAGAGAGAGCATTGGACTCTGACCGATGGCGCAGAATTGAGGCTGCTCCTGCGGGACCACAGAGAGAAGCAGCTAGAGCAAATGAATATGCACAGGGGGGAGGACGCGAACTTCAAGATAATCCTATTCTTGCCAATCGCGTCCGCCTGAACTTATTAAGCAGTTTTACAGGCAAAGACCAACTGTTTGCTCGTTTGGAGTCGAATAATACGACTGCGTTTAGTGGAGCAGTTACAGGTACTAATATGACCCGTTTGGGATGGGATGGCGATACTCAGAATGACATTTTGTTAGGTAAGCTCTATTATCGGTTTCCTATAGGCGATAGATTGAATGTGATTGTTGATGCTATAGGCGGAGAATTTTATGACAATTTCAACACCGTCAACCCCTTCTTCTCCTCAGCACCGCAAGGAGCCATATCTCGCTTTGGTCGCTTTTCCCCTATTTACCGGGCTAGTAACACGGGTTCTGCTAGTAACACGGGTTCTGGTGTGAGTGCTATTTTTAAATTGAGCGACTCTGTCACTTTTTCTGCCGGGTATCTTGCCAGAAGAAGCAACGATCCGGGTCAGGGAAGGGGTTTGTTTGATGGAAGTTATGGAGCGCTAGCACAACTCGCTTTCGAGCCCAGTAAAATTTTTACTATTGGTTTGACCTACGCTCACTCTTACTTTAGCGGTACAAATAACGATGTGACAGTTTCAGGTGCATATGGCAGTGCTTTTGCCAACCAGCCCTTTGGTGCTAACGTTGCTACTTCGGCTAACCACTACAGTGTAGAAACAAGTCTTCGTCTTCACCCCAAATTTGCTCTTTCTGGTTGGGTTGGGTATACCCAAGCGATCGCAGAAAATGGTCGTGGTTTAGCCACAGTCAACACAGGTGATAAAGCAGATATTTGGAATTGGGCAGTTACATTAGCCTTTCCCGATCTTGGTAGAAAAGGCAACGTTGGAGGTCTTATCTTTGGTCAACCACCTAAAGTCACTGAAAATGACTTTGGTCCTTCTAACCCCGGTCCTACAACTGCTCGTCGTGAGGACAGCGATACTTCTTTTCACTTAGAAGCGCTGTATCGCTATCAACTCAATCGGAACATTTCTATTACACCTGGTGTTATCGTTATCTTTAATCCAGAACATAACAGTAATAACGATACTATCTACACGGGAGTTCTCCGGACAACATTTCGATTCTGA
- a CDS encoding substrate-binding domain-containing protein, protein MKQESDIRNNLKSIRTRLGMSQQELANLAGVTRQTISGVESGQYAPSVAISLRLAKALGCQVEDLFWFEQDLTQIEATLVKEVSFNQKLRVSLARVGGQWVAYPLIGRNAFRMDMIPADGEVVAEKFRGTSNSSHQEDEVQNQTHTKKVQVQLLDDLDKLHNTVAIAGCTPVFSLWAKATERWYPKLRVQFNFANSMAALHSLCRGEVHIAGMHLYDPQTGEYNLPFIRDTLAKRPAVVITLGVWEEGILVQPGNPMGIKTVTDLVETGANIVNRESGSGSRMLLEQQLRDVQVPFDTVKGFDRIVKSHQDVACAVASGIADAGMSTASVAAIFGLGFIPLRESRYDLVILKEYLEEPPVQQLLSTLEHRLVHSQLEILGGYNINNIGEVVATI, encoded by the coding sequence GTGAAGCAGGAAAGTGATATCCGCAACAACTTAAAGTCAATCAGAACCCGTTTGGGCATGAGCCAACAAGAATTGGCAAACCTAGCTGGTGTTACCCGTCAGACTATTAGTGGTGTTGAGTCAGGACAGTATGCACCTTCGGTTGCTATTTCATTGCGCTTAGCTAAAGCACTTGGTTGTCAAGTTGAGGATTTATTCTGGTTTGAGCAAGATTTGACCCAAATTGAAGCAACTCTTGTCAAAGAAGTGTCCTTCAACCAAAAATTGCGAGTTAGCCTTGCACGAGTTGGGGGACAATGGGTTGCTTACCCCCTCATTGGGAGAAACGCTTTTCGTATGGATATGATTCCAGCTGATGGTGAGGTCGTTGCAGAAAAGTTCCGTGGTACAAGCAACTCGTCACACCAAGAGGATGAAGTTCAAAACCAAACACATACAAAGAAGGTTCAAGTCCAGCTTTTAGATGATTTGGACAAACTTCACAATACAGTTGCGATCGCTGGTTGCACACCCGTGTTTTCTCTTTGGGCAAAAGCAACCGAACGCTGGTATCCTAAGTTGCGGGTTCAATTTAACTTTGCAAACAGCATGGCTGCTTTACACAGTCTGTGTCGGGGTGAAGTTCATATCGCTGGGATGCATTTATACGATCCTCAAACTGGCGAGTATAACCTTCCCTTCATCCGGGATACCTTAGCTAAAAGACCAGCAGTTGTTATCACTCTTGGTGTTTGGGAAGAAGGAATCTTAGTCCAACCAGGTAACCCAATGGGAATCAAAACTGTCACTGACCTCGTGGAAACTGGAGCAAACATTGTCAATCGCGAGTCGGGTTCTGGCAGTCGGATGCTGCTGGAACAACAATTGCGGGATGTTCAGGTGCCGTTTGATACTGTGAAAGGATTTGACCGTATAGTCAAAAGCCATCAAGATGTAGCTTGTGCTGTTGCATCAGGAATTGCTGATGCAGGTATGAGCACAGCCTCTGTAGCAGCTATCTTTGGTTTGGGATTTATTCCTTTACGTGAATCACGGTATGATTTGGTCATTCTGAAGGAATATCTGGAAGAACCCCCCGTGCAGCAATTGCTTAGTACCTTAGAACATCGGCTTGTTCATTCACAATTAGAAATTCTCGGTGGATATAACATAAACAACATCGGGGAAGTTGTTGCAACTATTTAG
- the nifE gene encoding nitrogenase iron-molybdenum cofactor biosynthesis protein NifE produces MKISQGEINDLPDRSSYQGDRQTCQASYHVRENCTFEGAMFALVPIVDAAHVIHGPSGCTINCWHNGASLSSGSMLYQVRFTTDMDESDIIFGGAKKLYKAILEIERRYKPSAVFVYSTCVSALIGDDLDGACKAASEQTRIPVISVDSPGFFGSKHLGIRLAAEALLEKVIGTAEPSSTTPYDINLIGEYNIAGGMWNIVPILERLGIKVLAKITGDARYKEICYAHRAKLNVISCGSGWLKMARKMEERFGIPYIEASFYGVENVNKSLRDIAAKLNDPGLQERTENLILQETAAIDKNLAPYRTYFQDKRIVIYPQGAKSWSIISVLLKLGVEVIAIAHQKVSQEDKARTRELLGKDSIILEQEYSQEILQIIQKSKADMFIASDRYQEVALTATIPFFNISRAFYQSYESYAGILEVARELYKTFTNPIWKQVRKFAPWEGRKGKEE; encoded by the coding sequence ATGAAAATCAGCCAAGGAGAAATCAACGATTTGCCCGATCGCTCATCATACCAAGGCGATCGCCAAACGTGTCAAGCATCTTATCATGTTCGGGAGAATTGTACTTTTGAAGGTGCAATGTTTGCGCTTGTACCCATTGTCGATGCTGCTCATGTAATCCACGGACCAAGCGGTTGCACCATCAACTGCTGGCATAATGGAGCCAGTCTTTCTTCTGGCTCCATGTTATATCAAGTTCGTTTTACTACTGATATGGATGAAAGCGACATCATCTTTGGAGGAGCAAAAAAGCTGTACAAAGCCATCCTAGAAATAGAAAGAAGATACAAACCCTCTGCGGTATTTGTTTACTCAACGTGCGTCTCTGCCTTAATAGGTGATGACCTTGATGGAGCTTGCAAAGCCGCTTCCGAGCAAACAAGAATACCTGTCATTTCCGTAGACTCTCCTGGATTTTTTGGTAGCAAACATTTAGGTATTCGTCTGGCTGCTGAAGCTTTGTTAGAAAAAGTTATCGGAACAGCTGAACCATCATCTACCACACCCTACGATATTAACTTGATTGGTGAGTACAATATTGCAGGTGGAATGTGGAATATTGTACCAATACTAGAGAGACTCGGTATTAAAGTTCTGGCAAAAATTACTGGTGATGCTCGTTATAAAGAAATATGTTATGCCCACCGTGCAAAACTCAATGTTATCAGTTGTGGATCGGGATGGTTGAAGATGGCAAGAAAAATGGAAGAACGCTTTGGTATTCCCTACATTGAAGCATCTTTTTATGGTGTAGAAAATGTGAACAAATCCCTGCGGGACATTGCAGCGAAATTGAACGACCCTGGCTTACAAGAACGTACAGAAAACTTAATTCTCCAAGAGACTGCTGCGATAGATAAGAACCTTGCACCATATCGTACTTACTTTCAGGACAAGCGCATTGTCATTTATCCACAAGGGGCGAAGAGTTGGTCAATTATATCGGTACTTCTTAAGTTAGGGGTGGAAGTCATTGCGATCGCTCATCAAAAAGTTAGTCAAGAGGATAAAGCTCGAACTAGAGAATTGCTGGGTAAGGATAGCATCATTCTGGAACAAGAGTATTCTCAGGAAATATTGCAAATAATCCAGAAAAGTAAGGCTGATATGTTCATCGCTAGCGATCGCTATCAAGAGGTGGCTCTCACAGCTACAATTCCTTTTTTCAATATCAGCCGAGCGTTCTACCAGTCTTATGAAAGTTATGCAGGAATCTTAGAAGTCGCACGAGAACTTTATAAAACTTTTACCAACCCCATATGGAAGCAAGTACGCAAATTTGCACCATGGGAAGGGAGAAAAGGAAAAGAAGAATGA
- the nifH gene encoding nitrogenase iron protein — protein sequence MSDEKIRQIAFYGKGGIGKSTTSQNTLAAMAEMGQRILIVGCDPKADSTRLILHCKAQTTVLHLAAEKGAVEDLELEEVVLTGFRGIRCVESGGPEPGVGCAGRGIITAINFLEENGAYQNLDFVSYDVLGDVVCGGFAMPIREGKAQEIYIVTSGEMMAMFAANNISRGILKYAHSGGVRLGGLICNSRKTDREWDLISELARRLSTQMIHFVPRDNIVQHAELRRMTVNEYAPESNQANEYRTLATKIINNTFHAVPTPLEMDELEALLIEFGILESEENAAKLTDVAQAQEEAEKKQEDQIGEALEAIKKGDVEIVAGDKK from the coding sequence ATGTCAGACGAAAAAATTAGACAAATAGCATTCTATGGTAAAGGTGGTATTGGTAAATCTACCACTTCTCAAAATACTCTTGCTGCTATGGCAGAGATGGGTCAGCGTATTTTAATTGTAGGATGTGACCCGAAAGCAGATTCCACCCGTTTGATTTTGCACTGTAAAGCTCAAACTACCGTATTGCACTTAGCTGCTGAAAAGGGTGCTGTAGAAGATTTAGAACTTGAAGAAGTTGTTTTGACTGGTTTCCGTGGTATTCGATGCGTGGAATCCGGCGGTCCCGAACCTGGTGTAGGTTGTGCCGGTCGCGGTATTATCACTGCTATTAACTTCTTGGAAGAAAATGGAGCTTACCAAAACCTGGATTTTGTCTCCTACGATGTGTTAGGCGACGTGGTTTGTGGTGGCTTTGCAATGCCAATCCGTGAGGGTAAAGCCCAAGAAATTTACATCGTGACTTCCGGTGAAATGATGGCAATGTTTGCCGCCAACAACATTTCTCGGGGTATTCTCAAGTATGCTCACTCTGGTGGCGTGCGCTTGGGTGGCTTAATTTGTAACAGCCGTAAAACTGACCGGGAATGGGATCTCATTAGCGAGTTGGCAAGACGATTGAGCACGCAAATGATTCACTTTGTTCCTCGCGACAACATCGTACAACATGCAGAGTTGCGCCGCATGACAGTGAACGAGTATGCACCTGAGAGCAACCAAGCAAATGAATACCGCACATTGGCAACTAAAATTATCAACAATACATTCCATGCCGTTCCAACTCCTCTGGAAATGGATGAGCTTGAAGCATTGTTAATTGAATTTGGTATCCTCGAAAGCGAGGAAAATGCCGCCAAACTGACTGACGTTGCTCAAGCTCAAGAAGAGGCTGAGAAAAAGCAGGAAGACCAGATCGGCGAAGCATTGGAAGCAATTAAAAAAGGCGATGTGGAAATCGTGGCAGGTGACAAGAAATGA
- a CDS encoding DUF4213 domain-containing protein, whose amino-acid sequence MSPGKPTRTLPWSGTLVNTAIANLAPWLQSWDSYQATVAMAAINAVINPSLPLLSHHVHCLVKNSALTLVNRLGRYKLFLL is encoded by the coding sequence ATGAGTCCGGGAAAACCAACCCGCACCTTACCTTGGTCGGGAACACTCGTCAACACGGCGATCGCAAACTTAGCACCCTGGCTGCAATCTTGGGATAGCTATCAAGCGACTGTAGCCATGGCAGCAATTAATGCTGTTATTAACCCATCTTTGCCACTTTTAAGCCACCATGTTCACTGTTTGGTTAAAAATTCTGCTTTAACTTTAGTTAACCGATTGGGAAGATACAAACTTTTTCTTCTGTAA
- a CDS encoding type I restriction endonuclease, with product MNSKLSQVATVKAYHLSGRLCQRIDKKSNVALQDWLTWFEVIGYTIQSDSDIRKEWVEESSDFRGILRDRLYKALKQINSKVSADVLQKAISQIVGIQSDNRNIFESNKIFHQYLTEGIDIVYRDNDQIVSEKVWLIDPSNLLNNDWLVTYSENPIERRLIRCWDTLVFINGLPLALIVCTDTSSRYTTLKQVYQKFQADKQQNPKWLAYNEFLAIACGGRARIGTLTSDWEEFQPWRTVDGESFSHKEETELEILIQGIFDKRRFTELLKHFIIFERNGTIINKQLRCYSFCTVPHPKVIGL from the coding sequence ATGAACTCTAAATTGTCACAAGTAGCAACCGTAAAAGCCTACCATCTTTCTGGTAGACTTTGCCAACGCATAGACAAAAAATCTAATGTCGCCTTACAAGACTGGCTAACATGGTTTGAGGTCATTGGATATACGATTCAATCAGACTCAGATATCCGAAAAGAGTGGGTAGAAGAAAGCAGCGATTTCAGGGGAATTTTACGCGATCGCCTCTACAAAGCCTTAAAACAGATTAACTCCAAAGTTTCAGCAGATGTACTTCAGAAAGCTATCTCTCAAATTGTCGGCATCCAGAGCGATAACAGAAACATATTTGAAAGCAACAAAATTTTTCATCAATACTTGACTGAAGGTATAGACATTGTGTACCGGGACAATGACCAAATAGTTTCTGAAAAAGTTTGGCTCATCGATCCATCTAATTTACTTAACAATGACTGGTTAGTGACTTATTCAGAGAACCCGATTGAAAGGCGTTTGATTCGCTGTTGGGATACTCTTGTTTTCATCAACGGATTGCCACTTGCATTAATTGTTTGTACTGACACGAGCAGCAGGTATACTACGTTAAAGCAAGTTTATCAGAAATTTCAAGCTGACAAACAACAAAATCCTAAATGGTTGGCCTACAATGAATTTCTAGCGATCGCTTGTGGAGGACGAGCAAGAATTGGTACTTTAACCTCTGATTGGGAAGAGTTTCAACCATGGCGAACCGTTGATGGAGAAAGCTTTTCTCATAAAGAAGAAACAGAATTAGAGATATTGATTCAAGGAATTTTTGACAAGCGGCGATTTACAGAACTGCTCAAACACTTCATTATCTTTGAAAGAAATGGGACTATCATCAATAAACAATTGCGCTGTTATTCTTTTTGTACAGTACCACATCCAAAGGTTATTGGTTTGTAG